The sequence CAACCCCAACTCGGAGCGCGCTTCCGAGCGGTGCGGGGATCGTTCGGGTATCAACCCGAACTTCGCGGTGGTGTGCGACACGAGCTTCCGCATCAGCAACGCGGTGGATTCGAGTGGCGCGTTCGTCTACCCCGGCACGTGCGTCGCGCAGAACGAGATCCCCTCCTTCAAGTAACAGCCTCCGGCTGAAGTCCGGCTGAAGCTGTGTCCGCGGCCCCGATGGCCCTCCCCACTTGGGAGTGGCTGCTCGGGGCCGCGGTGTTGAGAGAGGACTGAGCAAGCTCTGGAGGAGCATGGAGGGCCGTTTTTCACTCTTGGAAGGTGTGCGAGCGAGGCTCGCGGACGAGCAGGGAACGCTCCGGAAGGAGGCCCCCTACCGGGTGGCCCTCTGCTACCCGAGCCCCTACCACGTGGGCATGAGCTCGCTCGGCTACCAGTCTATCTACCGGGAGATTCACCTCCACCCAGGCGCCACGGCGGAGCGGACCTTCCTCCCGGATGACGTGGAGGCCTACCGCCGCACGAGGACGCCACTCTTCACCTATGAGTCGGGGACCGCCGTCTCGGACTTCCCCATGCTGGCCTTCTCCGTGGCCTATGAGCTGGAGCTGACCGGCCTCTTTACGATGCTGGAGATGGCTGGGTTCCCGCTGCTGAGGGAAGAGCGGGACGAGCGCCACCCGCTGATCGTGGCCGGTGGGCCGTTGACCTTCTCCAACCCGGATCCGCTGGAGCCCTTCGTAGACGTGCTCGTCCAGGGGGAGGCGGAGGAGCTCATCCACACCTTGCTGGAAGCCGCCCGCTCGATGGAGCGCGAGGCGCTTCTGGGGTTTCTCGCCCGCACGCCAGGCTTCCGGGTACCCGGGCGGGGAGGGGCCCGCTACTTCGTTTCCAAGGCTGCCGACGCACGGCTGCCCGCTCGCTCGCAGATCATCACGCCGAACACGGAGCTGCGCTCCATGTTCCTCATCGAGCCAGAGCGCGGTTGCTCGCGTGGCTGCCATTACTGCGTCATGCGGCGGACGACCAATGGCGGCATGCGGACGGTCCCGCCCGAGCGGGTGCTCTCGCTCGTCCCTGAGCATGCCAAGCGGGTGGGCCTGGTGGGCGCTGCGGTGACGGACCACCCGCGCATCGTGGAGCTTTTGCGCACCCTGGTGGACTCAGGGCGTGAGGTGGGGGTGTCTTCCCTTCGCGCGGATCGGCTCACCCAGGAACTGGTGGACACCTTGCGCCGGGGAGGGGCCAGCAACCTCACCGTTGCTGCGGATGGCGCCTCCCAGCGCATGCGAGACCTGGTGGACCGCAAGCACTCGGAGGAGCAGATCCTCCGCGCGGCGAACTTTGCTCGGACGGCGGGACTCAAGCAGCTCAAGGTCTACAACGTCGTCGGTCTGCCCTACGAAGAGGACGCGGACATCGACGAGCTCGTTCGGTTCACCCTGGAGCTGTCGCGCATCATCCCCGTGGCGCTCGGTGTCGCCCCCTTCGTGGCCAAGCGCAACACGCCTCTGGATGGGGCGCCCTTCGCGGGCATCCGTGAGGTGGAGTCGAAGCTGGAGCGGCTCCGGCGCGGCCTCAAGGGGCGTGCCGAGGTCCGGCCTACATCTGCTCGCTGGGCCTGGGTGGAGTACATGCTCGCCCAGTGTGGTCCGGAGGCAGGGTTGGCCACGATGGACGCGTGGAAGGCGGGTGCCAGCTTTGCCGCCTTCAAGCGGGCCTTCGAGGCTCGAGCCTGTGTGCCGTACCAGGCCCGGCGGGTCGAGGACGGACGGCGCAATCCCACCGTCTGGCCCTCTGTCCCTACGGTGGTGCCCGTGGCGGCGCAGGGCACGTCCTCGGGCAACGATGCCCGGCCCTCGTAAGGGGGTGCACACATGTCACGGGGGAAGACACGTCTTCCGCCGCGCTCCTTGGCGCTCTGCTAGAAGGCCGCTGGCGCCATGGACTGGCGCGATGAGGAGAGGCTACCGGTGAGCACGGAGCGCGTGGAAAAGGCTTGGCAGAGCAAGGGTCTCCAGGGGTACTCGATCGAGGCGATCCTCGGCACCCTGGGGCATTACGGCATTACGGTCAGCGAGGCCGACTTCCGGAAGCTCGTCGAGACGGGCTACCCCCAGGACATCGCCCTGGAGTGGGGAAAGAAGTGGAAGGGCACGGGGCCTTTCAAGCCCTTCCACTATGCCGCGGCCGAGGAGCTGTGGCGCCGCTGGGTGCCGGAGCGCCTCTCGCCTCCCGATTTCGCGGTGGCCCTGGCCGAGCTGATGGGAGCGCTGACGTCGCTCATCTCGGGGAAGCAGGAGGCGCCGGTGCAGGCCGCCTTCGACAAGATGAACGCCATCCGCCAGCGCATGCCGTTGGATGACAAGGGGCAGCCTCAGCTGGCCTTCGTCGAACGCGCGCTCGGGGGCTTCGATGAGAAGGTCGCCGAGATGTTCGACTCGATGGCCGAGGTGCTCGCGAAGATGGGGCAGACGGCTCATGCGGATGCGTTCGCCGAGTTCGAGGAGTTCCTCCTGCCCGATCGCCGTGGCATTGCCACCGCGATTGTCCGCGCGAACAAGAACGAGCGGGACACGGCGCTCGCGGACCTGGAGGCGGTGTCGGTGGACACTTCGCGGACGCCGATCTCCCGGATTCTCGCGGTGGATGCGCTGATCCACCTGGGGGCCTGGCCTCAGGCTGTCTCGAGGGCTCGCCCGATGATGCTGCAGGCCGAGAAGGACGGGGACATCCACCTGGCGATCGACCTGTGCGCCCGGCTGGAGCACGTCTACAAGGCCACGGGAGACCGGGCGGGACTGCAGGCGCTGGCCAGTGATGCGGCCCGGCTCAACGAGATGCATGACCGCATGCATCCGGGCCACCGGCACCGCCGCTGACGCACGCGTCCGCTGCTCTCCGGCTCAGGACTATTCCGAGTCGGTCCCAGTAGGGGCGAGCGGCACGGTCTCGGAGGTCTCCTTCTCGGAGGAGACCTCCTCGGCTTCAGCCTTTTTGCCAGCGCGGCGCTTGAGCGGAACGTGCAGGACGCTCGGGACTGCCTCGAGCACTTCGTGGCAGGGCACCACCGCTCCCACCGTCGTGTAGCGGATGGCTCCTGTCTTCGTCGACGTCTGCTTCAGCGCGTACGCCTTCGCCCGAGGCAGGAACCACTCCCGGACGTCTTTCAGCGGCAGTACGTGTAGCTCCGCCTGCGAGAGGAACACGTACACCAGCAGGTCCGCGCCGCTGTAGAGGAAGCAGCCCGGGGTGTCCTTCTCCACGTTGGACACCAGCTCGAACCAGTAGCGCCGGCGCGTCTGCCGGTCGCCTTTCACCTCGATGCCGCGGACCTCGCCGGAGGGCAGCTCCCACAGCAGATCCACGCCTCGGTGCTGGAAGCGCGGATCCTCCTGCACGTCATGCACGCGCGAGCCGGGCGCCGTCTCCAGCATCCATGACCAGGCGTGTTGCACCGCCCGGTCCGCCGCCCCCTGCACCCCCCTCATGCTGAAGCTGCGAGGCATGGGCTAGCGGCGCAGCTCCACGCCCGTGGCCACCATCTGCACTTCGCGCGGCTTGCCGTCCGCCCCACGAGGAATGATGGCGCCCTCGCTCTCGTAGTGCTTCGCGCGGTCCTCGCTCAGCTCGGCCACCTGCACCACGCCCTCCACCCGCGCCTGCGAGCCCGCCGAGTCCAGCGGCACGAAGAAGCCGTAGTCCTTGAACGTCACCCGCACGCCCGGGCCCTTCGCGTCCTTGGCAGTGGCCAGCTCCATCCAGCAGCCCTTGCGCTCGCACGCCTTGCGCACCTGGCCCTCGAGCAGCACCGTCTTGCCGTTGTGCTCCTGCGGCTTGGCAAGCAGGTCCGCCAGCTTCACGGCCGGAGCCCCCTTGAGCGCCTCGCCGCGCGTCAGCTTCCAGTCCTCCTTCGGCGCCGCGGTCTCGGCTTGGGGCGCGTGGTGGCAGTCCGCCTCGGACGTCTTCGCGGGCTGCTTGTTCGTGGCAGGGGCAGGGTCGCCAGCAAGGGCCACGCACGGCACGGCGACCAGCATCAACAGAGCGGAACGGAGGGTCTTCATATACCCTGGCGCATAGCCCAAAAGTCTCGGGCGGGGCAAGGCGGCCCGCCGTCCCTGTCCACTCCTCCATACACTCGCGTTACACTGGCTCCCGTGAAGGTCACCCTCCCTGCACCCAACCGGAAGTTCAGCCTCGTGGATGGCCTCGGCCTCGCGGGGCTCGTCGGGCTGCTCGTGGCCCGGTACATCCCCGTCGCGAAGATCATCCCCTTCTGGGGCTGCATGCTGCGCGAGACCACCGGCTGGCCCTGCTTCGGCTGCGGGCTCACCCGCGTGGCTGACCGGGTGGCGCACCTCAACTTCTCTGGTGCCTGGGAGGCCAACCCGCTGGGCACCGTGGCGGCGCTGCTCTTCGCCCTGCTGGCCGTGGTGGCGGTGCTGCACATGGTCTTCGCCCTGCCCATCCCTGACGTCCAGCTCTCCCCGCGCGAGTGGGGGTGGGTGCGCGTCGCGCTGCCCATCGTCATTCTCGTCAACTACGCCTATGTGGTGGTGAAGACGAAGTTTCCCCACCTGCTGATGTGAGCCCCGCGTGCTCCCGGCCTTCCTCCTGTTGGGCTACCTGGCGGGCTCCATCCCCTTTGGGGTGCTGGTGACGCGCTGGACGCGCGGGGTGGATGTCCGGGAGCAGGGCAGCGGCAACATCGGCGCCACCAACGTCGCACGCGTCGCGGGCAAGAAGCTGGGCGTGCTGGTCCTCGTGCTTGATGCGCTCAAGGGGACCCTGCCCGTGCTGCTGGCGCTGCGGTTCCTGCCGGACCACCCGCTTGCGCACGTGGCCGTGGCGTTCGCTGCGTTCCTGGGGCACTGCTATCCCGTGTGGCTCAAGTTCCACGGGGGCAAGGGTGTTGCCACCGCGCTCGGTGTTCTCCTCGTCCTCGTTCCCTGGGCCGCACTTGCTGGGCTCACGGTCTATGGACTGGTGCTGGTGACGACCCGGATGAGCTCGCTCGGCTCCCTGTCAGCGGGCGTGGCCGCGGTCATCACGGCGGTGCTCACGGCCCGAGCCCCGGAGTACGCAGTGCTCTCAGGATTGCTCTTCGCCTTCATCCTCTGGACGCACCGGAGCAACATCCTTCGCCTGCTGCGCCACACCGAGCGCCGGCTCTGAGTCCTCCTTCTCCGAAGCGGGGCCCTTCATTCCGATGCGGTAGCCCAGCAGGGTGCAGGGGATGGGACCGTTCCACACGTCCCGGCGAGCCGAGGGCCGCGCGTGGAAGGCGCTCTCGAAGGCCGGGTTGCCGGAGAGCACGTAGATCCGCCATCCATCCAAGGTCCGGAGGTTCTCCCCGAGCTTGAAGTAGAAGGACTTCATGCCCTTCTGGCCGCCCGTGCCGATGCGCTCCCCGTAAGGAGGGTTGGTGATGAGCAGGCCGCCGCCCTCGGGCAGGGGAAGGGGCTTGGTGGCGTCGCCCTCGGTGATCTCGATCTCCTCCGAGAGCCGCGCGGCCTGCACGTTCCGTCGAGCGGCATCCAGCGCCTCGGGATCCTTGTCGAAGCCCCGCAGCGCCACGGTCACCTTGCGCTCGTTCCGCCGGGCGTCCGCGCGCAGATCCTCCAGCAGCTCCTTGGCTCGGGCTCCCAGGTGCGGCCAGCGCTCCACCGCGAACGAGCGGCCAATCCCCGGCGCTCGCCGCCGTGCGATGAGCCCTGCTTCAATGAGCAGCGTGCCGGAGCCGCACATGGGGTCCACCACGGACTCCTCGCCGGTATAGCGAGCCGCTCGCAGCAATGCCGCGGCCAGGGTCTCCTTCAAAGGCGCGGGAGTGGGGCGCACGCGGTAGCCCCGGCGGTGCAGAGGCTCGCCGCACAGGTCCAGCGAGAGCGACAGCCGCTCGCGCGCCAGGTGGGCCACCACGCTCACGTCCGGGTTGCGCGTGTTCACGTCGGGCCGAGCCCCCAGCGTGCCGCGCATCCGGTCCACGAGGGCATCCTTCACCTTGAGCGCCACGAAGCCCGAGTGGCTGTGCTCGCTGTCCTTCAGCGTGGCCTCCACCGCGAAGGTGTTCTCGGTCGTGAGGTGCTCCTCCCAGGGCACGCTGGCCGCCGCCTCGTAGAGTCCCTCCGCGCCGTGGGCCTCGAACTCGCCCAGCGGGTAGAGCACCCGCATCGCGATGCGAGACCAGAGGCACACGCGGAGCGCCTCATCGAGCGAGGCCAGGAAGCGCACCCCGCCCCGGTCCTGGCGGATGCGGCGAGCGCCGAGCTCACGAAGCTCCTCGGCCAGGAGGTCTTCGGTGCCGCGGGCGGTGGTGGCGAAGAGAGCGAGGCGTTCAGCCATGACAACGCCCTTAACGAACCCGAGGCCGCTTGGAAACGGAGAAGAGACTTATTCGCCCACCACCTCATACATCGTGAAGGTGGCGTCCTCCGCGACGCTGGCAGCCCTGGCGACCTGGAAGTCCGGGGACTGCAGGTAGGCGCGCAGTGCCTCCCTGTCCCGCCAGCGTGTCACCAGCAGGAACTCCGGCTGGCGCTCGTAGGAGCGCAGGACCTCCAGGCCCAGGAACCCGGCGTGCGCATCCACGAGCCGTGAGCGCTCCCGGAAGCGGGAGACCAGGCCCTCGGCCTGGTCGGGAGGAGGGCGGAAGCGCGAGATGGCGACAATCATCCCTTCACGTTCTACATCGCACCCGCGCCGGGCATGTCTCCCACGGCGCGGATGAGCACCTCGCGGGGCTTGGCGCCGTCGGCCGGGCCGACCACGCCGTCACGCTCCATCCGCTCGATCATGCGGGCGGCGCGGTTGTACCCGATGCGCATCTTGCGCTGGAGCATGGAGATGGACACCGCGCGCATCTCGCTCACGGTGGCGAGCGCCTGGTCGTACAACTCGTCGGACAGCTCGTCCTCCTCGCCACCGCTCTCCACGTCCTCGTCGCGCGGCTTGAGGATGGACTCGTCGAAGACGGGCTTGCCCTGGGCCTTGAGGTGGTCCACCGCGCGCTTGATCTCCGTCTCGGAGACGAAGGCACCGTGCACACGCTGCAGGTGGGCGCTCGTGGGCGGCATGATGAGCATGTCGCCCATGCCGAGCAGGGCCTCGGCGCCCACCGTGCCCAGAATCGTCATCGAGTCCGGCTTCGAGCGCAGCATGAAGCTGATGCGCGTGGGGAAGTTGGCCTTGATGATGCCCGTGACGACGTCCGTGGACGGGCGCTGTGTGGCGACCATCAGGTGGATGCCGGCGGCGCGGGCCATCTGAGCCAGGCGCGCCACGTAGGTCTCCACCTCGCGGCTGGCGACCATCATCAGGTCCGCCAGCTCGTCGATGATGACCACGATGTACGGCAGCTTCTTGAGCTCCTTCTTC is a genomic window of Hyalangium minutum containing:
- a CDS encoding DUF2752 domain-containing protein, which gives rise to MKVTLPAPNRKFSLVDGLGLAGLVGLLVARYIPVAKIIPFWGCMLRETTGWPCFGCGLTRVADRVAHLNFSGAWEANPLGTVAALLFALLAVVAVLHMVFALPIPDVQLSPREWGWVRVALPIVILVNYAYVVVKTKFPHLLM
- the plsY gene encoding glycerol-3-phosphate 1-O-acyltransferase PlsY encodes the protein MLPAFLLLGYLAGSIPFGVLVTRWTRGVDVREQGSGNIGATNVARVAGKKLGVLVLVLDALKGTLPVLLALRFLPDHPLAHVAVAFAAFLGHCYPVWLKFHGGKGVATALGVLLVLVPWAALAGLTVYGLVLVTTRMSSLGSLSAGVAAVITAVLTARAPEYAVLSGLLFAFILWTHRSNILRLLRHTERRL
- a CDS encoding DUF4920 domain-containing protein, which encodes MKTLRSALLMLVAVPCVALAGDPAPATNKQPAKTSEADCHHAPQAETAAPKEDWKLTRGEALKGAPAVKLADLLAKPQEHNGKTVLLEGQVRKACERKGCWMELATAKDAKGPGVRVTFKDYGFFVPLDSAGSQARVEGVVQVAELSEDRAKHYESEGAIIPRGADGKPREVQMVATGVELRR
- a CDS encoding antibiotic biosynthesis monooxygenase family protein, producing the protein MIVAISRFRPPPDQAEGLVSRFRERSRLVDAHAGFLGLEVLRSYERQPEFLLVTRWRDREALRAYLQSPDFQVARAASVAEDATFTMYEVVGE
- a CDS encoding radical SAM protein, whose amino-acid sequence is MEGRFSLLEGVRARLADEQGTLRKEAPYRVALCYPSPYHVGMSSLGYQSIYREIHLHPGATAERTFLPDDVEAYRRTRTPLFTYESGTAVSDFPMLAFSVAYELELTGLFTMLEMAGFPLLREERDERHPLIVAGGPLTFSNPDPLEPFVDVLVQGEAEELIHTLLEAARSMEREALLGFLARTPGFRVPGRGGARYFVSKAADARLPARSQIITPNTELRSMFLIEPERGCSRGCHYCVMRRTTNGGMRTVPPERVLSLVPEHAKRVGLVGAAVTDHPRIVELLRTLVDSGREVGVSSLRADRLTQELVDTLRRGGASNLTVAADGASQRMRDLVDRKHSEEQILRAANFARTAGLKQLKVYNVVGLPYEEDADIDELVRFTLELSRIIPVALGVAPFVAKRNTPLDGAPFAGIREVESKLERLRRGLKGRAEVRPTSARWAWVEYMLAQCGPEAGLATMDAWKAGASFAAFKRAFEARACVPYQARRVEDGRRNPTVWPSVPTVVPVAAQGTSSGNDARPS
- a CDS encoding THUMP domain-containing class I SAM-dependent RNA methyltransferase, which gives rise to MAERLALFATTARGTEDLLAEELRELGARRIRQDRGGVRFLASLDEALRVCLWSRIAMRVLYPLGEFEAHGAEGLYEAAASVPWEEHLTTENTFAVEATLKDSEHSHSGFVALKVKDALVDRMRGTLGARPDVNTRNPDVSVVAHLARERLSLSLDLCGEPLHRRGYRVRPTPAPLKETLAAALLRAARYTGEESVVDPMCGSGTLLIEAGLIARRRAPGIGRSFAVERWPHLGARAKELLEDLRADARRNERKVTVALRGFDKDPEALDAARRNVQAARLSEEIEITEGDATKPLPLPEGGGLLITNPPYGERIGTGGQKGMKSFYFKLGENLRTLDGWRIYVLSGNPAFESAFHARPSARRDVWNGPIPCTLLGYRIGMKGPASEKEDSEPALGVAQQAKDVAPVRPEDEGEEQS